One Saccharomyces eubayanus strain FM1318 chromosome VIII, whole genome shotgun sequence genomic window carries:
- the MDM32 gene encoding Mdm32p codes for MLATHSQTPIIRRSLLSITSHLVRHHIRAYTVVNHGNFRSLVPPRKSSLPVRCLMAQRFMRSFPTNDKFMAKASNIETILLRKNNEREFKQTLLADARNFQQRFKINLKWILIKNNRPFSLNEISIIVSWLLLSQVLWLILSTTTFISFYLFVMNSAFSQEYIHEKKIYESLLKFLLKGHNRSDGGLQISFSDDKPSTVALSPDWESNSITIKKLNVKDEGLDMDLKFHHINLTVSLKNWLFGKGMISNASIYGIRGTLNLSNFINLINSFQDDRKTENFLKSSNNIEITDSEILLKQSRSSPETPMLKFAIYNLSLPRLRLNHFISDVLSAKTFSGSVNNSLFNLFKRQQKLTAVIENSNKSKMVTSKFDFTNNNHENDEKVTHQDDPNYITTLRLNFINVNDLKFNGSSKFNWLKDGQVEILADIMLTNSTSQLSSESKYAVVDLKVTCKDLKTTFPQEPPMLSTGDSIVSLDELKPLIMYINSYEGMVNPILKDFAENELLKNSIVWSSPNVSINRQRKSYPLTTKVTSNSTKEIIKFHNQPNSDANEIVLRCKMVKNLSDLQLVNINQILDQITMELYVDLTKIVDDWEFRNKNDWMKQWGTTFASQLLLFGFGAMV; via the coding sequence ATGTTAGCCACACATTCACAGACCCCTATAATAAGGCGGTCCTTGCTTTCAATTACAAGTCATCTCGTAAGACATCATATTCGCGCTTACACCGTCGTTAACCATGGAAATTTCCGGTCTTTGGTACCACCTCGTAAGAGTTCGTTGCCCGTGAGGTGTTTGATGGCTCAACGGTTCATGCGGTCATTTCCGACAAATGATAAGTTCATGGCCAAGGCTTCCAATATCGAAACCATTCTGCTaaggaaaaataatgaGCGAGAGTTTAAGCAAACACTTTTGGCAGATGCCAGGAATTTTCAACAGAGGTTCAAGATCAACTTAAAGTGGATCCttataaaaaacaacaggCCGTTTTCCCTTAACGAAATAAGCATTATCGTATCGTGGCTGCTTTTATCGCAGGTGTTGTGGCTCATACTGAGCACTACAACTTTTATTTCGTTCTATCTATTCGTTATGAACTCCGCGTTCAGTCAGGAATATAtccatgaaaaaaaaatttatgaGTCGCTGTTGAAATTTCTGTTGAAGGGCCATAACCGCTCCGATGGAGGTTTGCAGATTAGTTTTTCAGATGACAAGCCGTCAACTGTTGCTTTGTCTCCAGATTGGGAGTCAAActcaataacaataaaaaagctAAACGTTAAGGATGAAGGCCTGGATATGGACTTAAAGTTTCATCACATTAACTTGACTGTTTCTCTGAAAAACTGGCTATTCGGTAAGGGTATGATATCGAATGCTTCCATCTACGGTATTAGAGGGACCTTGAATCTGTCAAATTTTATTAACCTAATAAACTCTTTTCAGGACGATCGTAAGACAGAAAATTTcttaaaatcttcaaacaaTATTGAAATAACGGACTCAGAGATTCTTTTAAAACAATCTCGTAGTAGCCCAGAGACGCCAATGTTAAAATTTGCCATTTATAATCTATCTTTACCACGATTAAGGTTAAACCATTTTATCTCAGATGTTTTGAGCGCCAAGACATTCTCTGGTTCAGTAAAcaattctcttttcaatttatttAAGAGACAACAAAAGTTAACAGCAgttattgaaaatagtAACAAAAGTAAGATGGTAACATCAAAATTCGATTttactaataataatcacGAAAATGACGAAAAGGTAACTCACCAGGATGATCCTAACTACATAACGACGTTAAGATTAAACTTTATTAACGTCAATGACTTGAAATTCAACGGTAGCAGTAAATTCAACTGGTTAAAAGACGGGCAAGTGGAAATTTTGGCCGATATAATGCTAACGAACTCCACCTCCCAACTATCATCAGAATCCAAATATGCTGTAGTGGATTTAAAGGTCACTTGTAAGGATCTGAAAACAACTTTTCCTCAAGAGCCACCAATGTTATCAACGGGTGACAGCATTGTTTCGCTGGATGAATTGAAACCTCTTATAATGTATATCAATTCATATGAAGGAATGGTTAATCCAATATTGAAAGATTTCGCCGAAAACGAActgctgaaaaattccataGTCTGGAGCTCTCCCAATGTCTCGATCAATaggcaaagaaaatcataTCCTTTAACTACAAAGGTAACTTCTAATTCCACCAAAGAAATCATTAAGTTCCATAATCAGCCCAATTCGGATGCCAATGAAATAGTGTTGCGCTGTAAGATGGTTAAAAACCTTTCCGATTTGCAACTGGTTAATATCAATCAAATATTAGACCAAATCACCATGGAATTATATGTTGATTTGACCAAAATAGTCGATGATTGGGAATTTAGAAACAAAAACGACTGGATGAAACAATGGGGTACCACCTTTGCATCACAACTACTGTTATTTGGATTTGGCGCTATGGTTTAA
- the PNO1 gene encoding Pno1p gives MVAPTALKKDNIVSVNGEDSSKSRIIGINNTESIEEDDDDDVLLEDVSDNTTKDEGNGEDESEKVRESKTVVVDDQGKPRFTSATKTQGNKIKFESRKIMVPPHRLTPLRNNWTKIYPPLVEHLKLQVRMNLKTKSVELRTNPKFTTDPGALQKGADFIKAFALGFDLDDSIALLRLDDLYIETFEVKDVKTLTGDHLSRAIGRIAGKDGKTKFAIENATRTRIVLADSKIHILGGFTHIRMAREFVVSLILGSPPGKVYGNLRTVASRLKERY, from the coding sequence ATGGTTGCACCTACTGCTTTAAAGAAGGATAACATAGTGAGTGTTAACGGGGAAGACAGCAGCAAAAGCAGAATTATAGGAATAAATAATACTGAAAgcattgaagaagacgatgacgatgacgtTCTATTGGAGGATGTCAGCGATAACACAACAAAAGATGAGGGAAATGGCGAAGATGAAAGTGAGAAAGTGAGGGAATCCAAAACCGTAGTGGTTGATGACCAGGGGAAGCCTCGTTTCACTTCAGCTACCAAAACACAAGGTAACAAGATAAAATTTGAATCGAGAAAAATTATGGTCCCACCACACAGACTGACTCCATTAAGAAATAACTGGACCAAGATTTATCCTCCATTGGTAGAACACTTGAAGCTGCAAGTCAGAATGAACTTGAAAACCAAATCGGTGGAACTGAGAACAAACCCAAAATTTACCACAGACCCCGGTGCCTTGCAAAAAGGTGCCGATTTCATCAAGGCCTTTGCTTTAGGGTTTGATCTCGATGATTCCATTGCGCTACTAAGACTGGATGACTTATATATCGAGACTTTTGAAGTCAAAGATGTCAAGACACTAACAGGAGACCATCTGTCGAGGGCCATTGGTCGTATTGCTGGTAAAGACGGTAAGACGAAGTTCGCTATTGAGAATGccacaagaacaagaattgTCTTGGCCGACTCCAAAATCCACATCTTGGGCGGGTTCACCCATATAAGAATGGCAAGAGAATTTGTAGTCAGTTTAATTTTAGGTTCCCCACCAGGCAAAGTTTACGGGAACTTGCGTACCGTTGCATCTAGATTAAAAGAACGTTACTGA